In a genomic window of Candidatus Methanoperedens sp.:
- a CDS encoding PIN domain-containing protein, producing the protein MRAYLETSTLVVYCFGRKLEPERYKDVAALFDKIDSRDITGVVSFYSLHELFIFAIENFSPDISRNIGKRALEEILKTKVEIIPLLNREQRIRYSSDIKLKDTSDIPHAILAFIEKCDCIVTYDAHFDDINTIIKICQPEKLL; encoded by the coding sequence GTGCGGGCATATCTGGAAACTTCAACACTTGTAGTATACTGTTTTGGCAGGAAGTTAGAGCCTGAGAGATACAAAGATGTAGCGGCTTTGTTTGATAAAATAGATTCACGGGATATCACAGGGGTAGTCTCTTTTTATTCGCTTCACGAATTGTTCATTTTTGCCATAGAAAATTTTTCACCGGATATTTCAAGAAACATCGGTAAAAGAGCACTTGAAGAAATACTCAAAACAAAAGTTGAGATAATTCCCCTTCTTAATAGAGAGCAAAGGATTCGATATTCCAGTGACATCAAATTAAAAGATACTTCAGATATACCCCATGCGATTTTAGCCTTTATAGAAAAATGTGATTGCATTGTGACGTATGATGCGCATTTTGACGATATAAACACTATAATTAAAATATGTCAACCTGAAAAGTTGCTATAA